In the Helianthus annuus cultivar XRQ/B chromosome 11, HanXRQr2.0-SUNRISE, whole genome shotgun sequence genome, one interval contains:
- the LOC110888045 gene encoding uncharacterized protein LOC110888045 gives MMNKGNDDAVPRVTEKMREVIAEEVGKAIENSLSGFIDKIQNTVLSVIDERIKKLEDSANIAKEKSGGRKPCSYKEFMACKPPVYNGEVDPIICQRWLSDIEGVFERTHCDTNDYIAYGMGQLKGQAKDWWDNKKKEIGSEAAKAMTWDEFKTPFLKHHSPKAVINRIKEEFMQLRHKGESIDKITGMFMDKMKFCDELVTNEEHKIYYYYNMLSAEYREFMTPSKYETLTEIKNVAREREIELKKQVERGERRAHDVNPSPTKKARMNETVKKSDAKGGSPSCKIYGKGHKGECHFKDKPCPICRKTGHMASTCPDKVTVCYQCYRPGHKKSECSELVGKKDGQDMKGEAPKAKARTFHLTAAEAKIEPEVVSEVEIGNNKSFIVCDVFQNWKLSIDDEEYSIDLIPMSMGEFQVIVGMD, from the exons ATGATGAATAAAGGTAACGATGATGCGGTGCCGAGAGTCACCGAGAaaatgagagaagtgattgccgaggaggttggaaaggcaatcgaaaatAGTTTGTCCGGTTTTATTGATAAGATCCAAAACACGGTACTATCGGTGATTGATgagagaatcaagaaattggaagatagtGCCAATATAGCGAAGGAAAAGTctggaggacgaaagccttgttcatacaaagAATTCATGGCATGCAAACCGCCAGtttataatggggaggttgacccgataATATGCCAACGATGGCTAAGCGACATCGAGGGAGTGTTTGAAAGGACCCATTGTGATACAAATGACTACATAGCCTATGGTATGGGTCAATTAAAAggtcaagcgaaagactggtgggataacaagaagaaAGAGATTGGAAGTGAAGCGGCTAAGGCTATGACATGGGATGAATTTAAGACGCCGTTCCTTAAACATCATAGTCCCAAGGCGGTCATTAACCGAATCAAAGAAGAATTCATGCAACTTAGACACAAGGGTGAGTCCATCGACAAAATCACGGGAATGttcatggataagatgaagttttgtgaTGAACTGGTGACGAATGAAGAACATAAGATATATTACTACTACAACATGTTGAGCGCCGAGTAcagggagtttatgactccttcaaagtatgagacccttaccgagataaAAAATGTTGCTCGGGAACGGGAGATTGAATTGAAAAAGCAAGTTGAGCGGGGCGAACGAAGGGCACATGATGTTAATCCAAGCCCTACTAAGAAAGCACGGATGAATGAAACAGTGAAGAAATCGGACGCAAAAGGTGGGTCGCCAAGTTGCAAAATCTACGGAAAGGGTCATAAGGGCGAGTGTCACTTCAAGGATAAACCCTGCCCCATATGTCGGAAAACGGGGCATATGGCTTCAACATGCCCGGATAAAGTGACAGTTTGCTACCAGTGCTATCGACCGGGTCACAAAAAGTCAGAATGCTCGGAGCTAGTgggaaagaaagatgggcaagacaTGAAAGGTGAAGCCCCGAAGGCAAAGGCTAGAACTTTTCACCTAACCGCCGCAGAAGCAAAAATAGAACCCGAAgtggtttcag aagtagagataggtaataacaagagTTTTATCGTTTGTGATGTATTTCAAAATTGGAAATTGAGCATCGACGACGAAGAGTACTcaatagacttgatcccgatgtcgatgggagaatttcaagtgatCGTAGGTATGGATTAG